Proteins from one Deinococcus apachensis DSM 19763 genomic window:
- a CDS encoding DinB family protein gives MNSDLRLVYGWVKGSRERVFAWLDTLPPEVYTLERQDFAYGSLRNIQAHIAQCYLVWVGARGLGLKQYQQRRDAATLRDVPAMRAAFQEVDDVLEQAFGQFTELDAPLEVEMREEGHLRVTQRWLVMHPVTHEFHHKGQMLALGRVLGYPYPPGPDTDLVLPF, from the coding sequence GTGAACAGCGACTTGCGGTTGGTCTATGGCTGGGTGAAAGGCTCACGTGAACGGGTCTTCGCGTGGCTGGACACGTTGCCGCCGGAGGTGTACACCCTGGAGCGCCAAGACTTCGCCTATGGCAGCCTCCGCAACATTCAGGCCCACATCGCCCAGTGCTACCTGGTGTGGGTCGGAGCCCGTGGGTTGGGGTTGAAGCAGTACCAGCAGAGGCGCGACGCTGCAACCCTCAGGGATGTTCCCGCGATGCGGGCGGCGTTTCAGGAAGTGGACGATGTTCTCGAACAGGCCTTCGGGCAATTCACCGAGCTGGATGCTCCCCTGGAGGTCGAGATGCGGGAGGAGGGCCACTTGCGGGTGACGCAGCGCTGGCTGGTGATGCACCCCGTGACGCACGAGTTCCATCACAAGGGGCAGATGCTCGCGTTGGGGCGCGTGCTGGGTTACCCCTATCCACCCGGACCGGATACGGACCTCGTTCTGCCCTTTTGA